The following coding sequences are from one Rutidosis leptorrhynchoides isolate AG116_Rl617_1_P2 chromosome 11, CSIRO_AGI_Rlap_v1, whole genome shotgun sequence window:
- the LOC139875836 gene encoding uncharacterized protein, with protein MEEQVSEVQGQKYDPYSNTYNPVWRNHPNFNRNNNTLNAPNQYQNQYPSNNQYQNRNYQTENTTQSNPPLNQPPSSDTKIDAFITKMRKVVELQNKSIGALAKEIGNVAEDKETRAPGTIPSYTVLNPNHKEKRKGHGVNMVGTWLSGKAYNNQVEVTEKLETKRGLGKSPIVLDEDDAIVENEKSDVIDGNGVGLNVEKSVVEKFGELDMKTNTIPFPKALKSPNQFRYGKKGPKSDNMWETFKQVKLTEKVSAVISGSLPPKFKDPGKPLILVTMGNFNVKKALLDLGDSIILPSSLVDRYKLGTLTQTDILIQLVDRSAKTRRGMLENVIVKVEDFYYPVDFIVIDIENTFRETQPTITLGRPFLSTIDALVNCRTGVMDISFGNKRSRINIFNSLHTPNVQDYFVLDTNHEQVQKHASNLKEEEEVRKSNKEDITDNFMESQIRTNAEISMRQKVSI; from the exons ATGGAAGAACAAGTGAGCGAGGTTCAAGGGCAAAAGTATGATCCATATTCTAACACTTATAACCCAGTGTGGAGGAATCATCCAAACTTTAACAGGAATAACAACACATTGAATGCGCCAAATCAATACCAAAATCAATACCCGAGCAATAACCAGTACCAAAATCGAAACTACCAAACCGAAAACACTACTCAAAGTAACCCACCACTGAATCAACCTCCAAGTTCGGATACTAAGATCGATGCATTCATTACGAAAATGAGAAAAGTGGTTGAGTTGCAAAATAAATCCATTGGGGCATTGGCAAAAGAGATTGGTAATGTGGCGGAAGACAAGGAAACACGTGCACCAGGAACCATTCCAAGTTACACAGTTTTAAATCCAAATCACAAAGAAAAACGTAAAGGTCACGGTGTAAATATGGTAGGAACTTGGCTAAGTGGAAAGGCTTATAACAACCAAGTAGAGGTAACCGAGAAATTAGAGACTAAGCGCGGTTTAGGTAAGTCTCCCATTGTTCTTGATGAGGATGATGCCATTGTTGAAAACGAGAAAAGTGATGTTATAGATGGTAATGGGGTTGGGTTAAATGTTGAAAAATCGGTAGTCGAAAAGTTTGGGGAACTGGATATGAAGACTAATACCATTCCATTCCCCAAGGCTTTGAAGTCCCCAAACCAATTCCGTTATGGCAAAAAGGGACCAAAATCGGACAATATGTGGGAAacatttaaacaa GTAAAATTAACGGAAAAAGTGAGTGCCGTAATTTCTGGTtcacttccacctaagtttaaggaTCCGGGGAAACCTTTAATTTTGGTTACGATGGGTAATTTTAATGTCAAGAAGGCTTTGTTGGATTTGGGGGATAGTATTATACTTCCATCGAGTCTTGTTGACCGGTACAAGTTGGGAACTTTAACACAAACGGATATTCTCATCCAACTTGTGGACCGGTCTGCAAAAACTCGAAGGGGTATGTTAGAGAATGTGATTGTGAAAGTGGAAGATTTTTATTACCCTGTTGATTTTATAGTTATAGACATAGAAAACACCTTTAGGGAGACCCAACCGACGATCACTCTTGGTCGTCCTTTTTTGTCCACAATTGATGCTCTTGTCAATTGTAGAACTGGGGTTATGGACATATCTTTTGGGAATAAGAGATCAaggattaatatttttaattcattgcaTACACCAAATGTCCAGGATTATTTTGTGTTGGATACTAACCATGAACAGGTTCAAAAGCATGCATCAAATTTGAAAGAGGAAGAGGAGGTAAGGAAATCTAATAAAGAGGATATTACAGATAACTTCATGGAATCTCAAATAAGAACTAATGCAGAAATTTCAATGAGACAAAAAGTGTCGATTTAG